From a region of the Bremerella alba genome:
- a CDS encoding glycosyltransferase, translated as MKIGLLHAGQPNDGIRRYSEILSWGFKRYQHATIGDEVLAGPDPASVCIVAQKLSQVDIAHVQLRCLRGSITLAPEIGPGDHVTFQFFERTRAPIVATIHDVSTASCNENACQQIAKLASMCCQLLVFTRQDREKLLPYVPSEKLYIMPHFVEPRRIVAEKDEAKRMLGLPDTPVITVLGKIYFRKGYHVFLEAFSRLPQNCFAVLAGRPADIGSSQSYAEQLVSFIEKQGLVQRIRITGYLPDELLDYYLAATDLAVCPFLQSAASGSISSWISHRKPVLASDLPSLREYDLIAPGAIQFCPPNNSQALADAIQKQLEASNSQTQNDALKQVHQVLQLKEISRRHHQVYRRAQVVSHLNNARRTTREEADVAPKRFALISHPRCGTHMLRTMLMQHPGVDIHDEIFNDESPKTEAYRQMTTSQVLHGLGGSPRGAMPGFLLHLVHGVGPWSDVWQKLADDPEFRFIALKRRNHLARFVSMAKASQLRHWQVYRDEEVPKTSPVYVDPLEFEQDCYAYDERWNLFESLVPQQQRLTVWYEELDEEPEVPWRSITNHLQLDDLPCPEPKTIKVGDELRSEIANYEQLENYFKNSPLEACFANDP; from the coding sequence ATGAAAATTGGACTTCTACACGCTGGGCAACCCAACGATGGCATTCGTCGGTACAGCGAGATACTTTCCTGGGGATTCAAGCGTTATCAGCATGCGACGATAGGCGACGAAGTTCTGGCCGGTCCTGATCCGGCTTCGGTTTGCATCGTTGCTCAGAAGCTTTCCCAAGTCGATATCGCTCATGTCCAACTGCGATGCCTGCGAGGCAGCATAACGCTCGCGCCCGAGATCGGGCCAGGCGATCACGTCACGTTTCAATTCTTCGAGCGAACGCGCGCACCGATCGTCGCCACCATTCACGATGTATCGACTGCGTCGTGCAATGAAAACGCCTGCCAGCAAATCGCGAAACTCGCGTCGATGTGCTGCCAGCTATTGGTGTTTACCCGCCAGGATCGCGAGAAACTCTTGCCGTATGTACCTTCCGAAAAACTTTACATCATGCCCCATTTCGTCGAGCCGCGGCGCATTGTCGCGGAGAAAGACGAGGCGAAGCGCATGTTGGGGTTGCCTGATACTCCGGTCATTACAGTGCTAGGCAAGATCTACTTCCGAAAGGGCTATCACGTTTTTCTGGAAGCGTTTTCGCGTCTCCCTCAGAACTGTTTTGCCGTGCTGGCCGGACGACCTGCTGACATCGGTTCCAGCCAGAGTTATGCCGAGCAGTTGGTTTCCTTCATCGAAAAGCAGGGACTGGTGCAGCGTATTCGGATCACAGGCTACCTTCCCGACGAACTATTGGACTATTACCTGGCGGCAACGGACCTGGCCGTTTGTCCCTTTCTGCAATCGGCCGCCTCGGGATCGATTTCCAGTTGGATCAGTCACCGCAAACCGGTTCTCGCGTCGGACCTGCCGTCGCTGCGCGAATACGACCTGATCGCGCCGGGGGCAATTCAATTTTGTCCTCCCAACAACAGCCAGGCCCTCGCCGATGCCATCCAGAAACAGCTCGAGGCATCCAATTCGCAAACGCAGAATGATGCTCTGAAGCAAGTCCACCAGGTGCTGCAATTGAAAGAGATTTCCCGAAGACACCATCAGGTTTACCGCCGCGCCCAGGTGGTGTCGCATCTGAACAACGCCAGGCGCACGACGCGGGAAGAAGCAGACGTCGCACCCAAGCGATTTGCGTTGATAAGCCATCCGCGTTGCGGAACGCACATGCTTCGCACAATGCTCATGCAGCACCCGGGCGTCGATATTCATGACGAGATATTTAACGACGAATCCCCCAAAACCGAAGCGTATCGTCAAATGACCACCAGCCAAGTTTTGCATGGCCTAGGGGGCTCGCCACGCGGGGCGATGCCGGGGTTCTTGCTGCACCTCGTGCATGGCGTTGGCCCTTGGTCCGATGTCTGGCAGAAGTTAGCGGACGATCCGGAGTTTCGCTTTATCGCGCTGAAACGTCGAAACCATCTGGCACGCTTTGTCTCGATGGCCAAGGCGAGCCAGCTCCGTCACTGGCAAGTCTATCGAGACGAAGAAGTACCCAAGACGAGCCCGGTGTATGTTGATCCGCTCGAATTCGAGCAGGACTGCTATGCTTATGACGAGCGATGGAACTTGTTTGAATCGTTGGTTCCTCAGCAGCAGCGGCTCACAGTGTGGTACGAAGAGTTGGACGAAGAACCTGAGGTACCATGGCGGAGTATTACCAACCACTTGCAGCTCGATGACCTGCCATGTCCGGAACCCAAGACGATCAAAGTTGGCGATGAACTTCGCAGTGAAATAGCGAACTATGAGCAGCTAGAAAATTACTTTAAGAACTCTCCGCTGGAAGCCTGCTTTGCTAATGATCCGTAA
- a CDS encoding glycosyltransferase — protein MGRFRPIAERLLDAGHRVIMIVKDLKRAAVFLTDLDVRLFQAPVKISRAVPYNPTPSTFAHLLANMGYQESRELKAMLSAWRNLFDLLQPDLLLFDHSPTAMLAARGRQAFQMTIGTGFCCPVDEFPLPPMAPWRPMEAADRQHHELILVDRINSVLLSEKQPEIERIGQIYGDMDVNLLTTFAELDHYPQRTTGHYLGAWAGSTQQAKNKDAAAADPALDWPQGKKPKVFVYLKPAKAVTDLLRWISGQGLPAVVVGDGLNMKHLASVVAPNVQLHQGTLPMESVRGWCDIAILNGSHGTTCDLLLAGKPILQIPLTFEQALLTHRTVKMGVALDASPEQPRQAIQQLGTLLNNREFGERAQAFAKKLRWFNPVDAIDACVEQIIKGIESSPNSQSKSMVQF, from the coding sequence GTGGGACGTTTCCGCCCCATCGCAGAGCGATTACTCGACGCTGGTCATCGCGTGATCATGATTGTCAAGGATTTGAAGCGCGCGGCGGTATTTCTCACTGATCTTGATGTTCGTCTTTTTCAAGCACCGGTGAAGATAAGTCGAGCAGTGCCGTACAATCCCACCCCTTCGACGTTTGCCCATTTGTTAGCGAATATGGGTTACCAGGAATCGCGAGAGCTGAAAGCGATGTTGTCGGCCTGGCGCAACTTGTTCGATCTATTGCAGCCTGATCTGCTTCTCTTTGACCATAGTCCTACGGCAATGCTTGCCGCGCGTGGTCGACAAGCGTTCCAGATGACGATTGGCACCGGGTTTTGCTGTCCGGTAGACGAATTTCCTTTGCCACCGATGGCCCCCTGGCGACCGATGGAGGCCGCGGATCGCCAGCATCATGAATTGATTCTTGTGGATCGTATTAATTCCGTTCTGCTGAGTGAGAAGCAGCCGGAGATTGAGCGCATTGGGCAAATCTATGGAGACATGGACGTCAACCTGCTGACGACGTTTGCGGAGCTCGATCATTATCCTCAACGTACGACGGGACATTACCTTGGCGCATGGGCGGGTAGCACTCAGCAGGCCAAAAACAAGGATGCCGCGGCGGCCGATCCGGCACTCGATTGGCCCCAGGGGAAAAAGCCAAAGGTGTTCGTCTATTTGAAGCCCGCCAAGGCGGTCACCGATCTGTTGCGTTGGATCAGCGGGCAAGGCCTTCCGGCGGTTGTGGTGGGGGACGGTTTGAATATGAAGCATCTTGCGTCGGTCGTTGCTCCCAATGTCCAACTTCACCAAGGCACTTTGCCCATGGAATCGGTACGGGGTTGGTGTGACATCGCGATCCTCAATGGAAGCCACGGCACGACCTGCGACCTGCTTCTCGCCGGTAAACCGATCTTGCAGATTCCCCTCACATTCGAACAGGCGTTGCTCACGCATCGAACCGTAAAGATGGGAGTCGCGCTGGATGCCTCTCCCGAACAACCAAGGCAAGCAATCCAGCAATTGGGAACACTTCTGAACAACCGCGAATTCGGCGAGCGCGCCCAAGCATTTGCCAAAAAGCTTCGCTGGTTCAACCCGGTCGATGCGATCGACGCCTGTGTCGAGCAGATTATCAAAGGTATTGAGTCGTCACCCAATTCCCAATCCAAATCAATGGTACAGTTTTAA